The following are encoded together in the Gemmatimonadales bacterium genome:
- a CDS encoding serine hydrolase, translated as MRTRPVSVALCTLLVVAAAPGSARAQQAEPSWAGHWTGSIQLPTGDLAFEVVLAPAGEHWTGDISIPAQNASHLPLAAITARGDSLGFTIQGVPGEPTFRGARSADGTSVTGQFTQGGQAFAFTMRTGAGPAEAARQALAGFDAWVDSALTAWHVVGASIGIVVDGEVVYARGHGLRDRDRHLPVTTQTLFAIGSASKAFTVFALGTLVDQGRIAWDHPVTDYLPWFRMYDPDVTRRLTVRDLVTHRSGLPRHDLMWYNNLTATREDLVRRLRYLRPNKDLRETFQYNNLMFLTAGYLAGTLMGTSWEAAIRSLVFQPLGMTGSNFSVAESQRASDFSQPYEVRHDTVHGMPFRDISLVGPAGSINSSVDDMLKWVRMQLSDGTVDGRRVIQATTLRDMHTPHMPIGLSDQKEFGATDYGMGWFLTSYRGHYRADHGGNIDGFSALVTLYPQDHLGIVVLTNQNGSALPGLVALHAADRIFGPPLRNWNAEALARRTAAQAEQREAAQRRTSVRVPNTRPSHPLADYAGDYADSGYGTLGVTVDSGHLVAVYNGIRTALEPWHYDVFNGVRNPADPTFEDMKYLFSGNVKGDIDAVSAAFEPSVDPIVFRRQPDAELRDSTFIQRFAGRYALATDTISIVRQGIVLVLNVRGQPPYPLVPYRRAEFDLAGLQGFSLAFTTDASGAVTGLVSRQPDGVYTAKRLP; from the coding sequence ATGCGCACCCGTCCGGTTTCCGTCGCCCTTTGCACCCTGCTCGTCGTCGCCGCCGCACCCGGGTCGGCCCGTGCCCAGCAGGCCGAACCGTCCTGGGCCGGCCACTGGACCGGCAGCATCCAGCTGCCGACCGGTGACCTGGCGTTCGAGGTCGTTCTCGCGCCCGCCGGCGAGCATTGGACGGGCGACATCTCGATTCCCGCGCAGAATGCGTCGCACCTGCCGCTCGCGGCCATCACGGCCCGCGGCGACTCGCTCGGCTTCACGATCCAGGGCGTCCCGGGCGAGCCCACCTTCCGCGGCGCGCGATCGGCCGACGGCACGTCGGTCACCGGCCAATTCACGCAGGGCGGCCAGGCGTTCGCCTTCACGATGCGGACCGGTGCGGGTCCCGCCGAGGCCGCCCGCCAGGCGCTCGCCGGCTTCGACGCGTGGGTGGATTCGGCCCTGACCGCCTGGCACGTGGTGGGCGCCAGCATCGGCATCGTCGTGGACGGCGAGGTCGTCTACGCCCGCGGCCACGGCCTGCGCGACCGCGACCGGCATCTCCCGGTCACCACCCAGACCCTGTTCGCCATCGGCTCGGCGTCGAAGGCGTTCACGGTCTTCGCCCTCGGCACGCTGGTGGACCAGGGACGCATCGCGTGGGACCACCCGGTCACCGACTATCTGCCGTGGTTCCGGATGTACGATCCCGACGTGACCCGCCGGCTGACGGTGCGCGACCTGGTGACGCACCGCTCCGGCCTCCCGCGCCACGACCTGATGTGGTACAACAACCTCACCGCCACCCGCGAGGACCTGGTGCGGCGGCTGCGCTACCTCCGGCCCAACAAGGACCTCCGCGAGACCTTCCAGTACAACAACCTGATGTTCCTGACGGCGGGCTACCTGGCCGGGACGCTGATGGGCACGTCGTGGGAGGCGGCGATCCGCTCACTCGTGTTCCAGCCGCTGGGGATGACCGGCAGCAACTTCTCCGTCGCCGAGTCGCAGCGCGCGAGCGACTTCTCGCAGCCCTACGAGGTCCGCCACGACACGGTGCACGGCATGCCGTTCCGGGACATCTCGCTGGTGGGGCCCGCCGGGTCCATCAACTCGAGCGTGGACGACATGCTGAAGTGGGTGCGGATGCAGCTCTCCGACGGCACGGTGGACGGGCGACGGGTCATCCAGGCCACGACGCTGCGCGACATGCACACGCCCCACATGCCGATCGGGCTGTCGGACCAGAAGGAGTTCGGCGCCACCGACTACGGCATGGGCTGGTTCCTGACCAGCTACCGAGGGCACTACCGCGCCGACCACGGCGGGAACATCGACGGCTTCTCGGCGCTGGTGACGCTGTACCCGCAGGACCATCTCGGGATCGTGGTGCTCACCAACCAGAACGGCTCCGCGCTGCCCGGACTGGTGGCGCTGCACGCGGCCGACCGGATCTTCGGACCTCCGCTCCGCAACTGGAACGCCGAGGCGCTCGCGCGGCGGACGGCCGCGCAGGCCGAGCAGCGCGAGGCGGCGCAGCGCAGGACGTCGGTGCGCGTGCCGAACACCCGGCCCTCGCACCCGCTGGCCGACTACGCCGGCGACTACGCCGATTCGGGGTACGGCACGCTCGGCGTGACGGTGGACTCGGGCCACCTGGTGGCCGTGTACAACGGCATCCGCACCGCGCTCGAGCCCTGGCACTACGACGTGTTCAACGGCGTGCGGAATCCCGCCGACCCCACCTTCGAGGACATGAAGTACCTGTTCAGCGGCAACGTGAAGGGCGACATCGACGCCGTCAGCGCGGCGTTCGAGCCGTCGGTGGACCCGATCGTGTTCCGGCGTCAGCCGGACGCCGAGCTGCGGGACTCGACCTTCATCCAGCGGTTCGCCGGTCGCTACGCGCTCGCGACGGACACGATCAGCATCGTGCGGCAGGGGATCGTGCTGGTGCTGAACGTGCGCGGCCAGCCGCCTTACCCGCTGGTGCCGTACCGGCGGGCCGAGTTCGACTTGGCCGGGCTGCAGGGGTTCAGCCTGGCCTTCACGACCGACGCGTCGGGCGCCGTGACGGGGCTCGTGTCGCGGCAACCCGACGGGGTGTACACGGCGAAGCGGCTGCCGTAG
- a CDS encoding PAS domain S-box protein has product MKPRKAKPAARRSRARRRKTAGDRLPGGRRFWHQLFAHSPDVVMVIDRRYRIAYANRPLASRAVGELLGTSLCEHLPAEDCDRVAAVLERVFRTGVPGRYEVAFPDPGSRTRVFESRLVPIARGGRVSWALVDAVDVTEARRSEQIHAATQRISDAAHASPSLEALYTAIHRIVSELMPARNFYIALYDAASGLISFPYFVDELDQAPEPKPPGRGLTDYVLRTGQPLLATPDVMRDLRRRKEVELIGSDSVDWLGVPLQTDGRTIGVLVVQSYTEGVRYSQTDRSILQFVSTQVAMAIERKRAEAALRASEEQYRRLVDVAPDLIAVHSDGKVVFINPAGVRMMGARSADELIGRPMLEFVHPDSRPTVADRVQAMVGRGRPVPLVTERFLRLDGTPIDVEVAATPLLYRDRPAIQVVVRDIGERMRAEAALRDSEERFRSFIESTTDWVWSVDPQGVHTYSNPAVARILGYGPEELVGRRAFDLVHPDDRADVAQQFAALAAERRGWRNLVIRWQRKDGAYRFLESSAVPIFGGDGSLEGYRGVDRDITERVKADEALRRTEVRLSQAQAIAHLGIWELDLADAAHVDRNPLWWSDETCRIFGYQPGAVAVTNELFFGAVHPDDVPRVRTAVAEALRTGAPYQVDHRIRRPDGTQRVVREQASIERDARGAALRMTGTVLDVTEQRRLEDQLRQAQKMEAVGQLAGGVAHDFNNLLTTVLASHELLATLLPAEGPHREDLEMIRQAAGRAAELTRSLLAFSRQQALEPRAVSLEALLANFVRLARRVVPEDVEVSVQVDTPRSVIRADPVAVEQMLMNLVTNARDAMAAGGTLRLTVARGRLDEEHLRTYGWGEPGEYVTMSVSDSGVGMDPATVQHIFEPFFTTKPVGQGTGLGMAMVYGLVKQHGGFISVYSEPGRGTTVRVYFPAVAEEAGEHRVEPPPKPRGGHETILLVEDDASLRRTATRVLEKHGYTVVTATDGEDALGLVKSRPAAPDLIISDVVMPRASGPQLLAALRAAGAAPRMLFTSGYTARDVHERSLLERDVPFLAKPWTIDDLLRKVREVLDLPPAS; this is encoded by the coding sequence GTGAAGCCCCGGAAGGCCAAGCCGGCGGCGCGCCGCTCCCGGGCCCGCCGCCGGAAGACGGCCGGGGACCGGCTGCCCGGCGGCCGCCGGTTCTGGCACCAGCTGTTCGCGCATTCCCCCGACGTCGTGATGGTCATCGACCGGCGCTACCGCATCGCCTACGCGAACCGCCCGCTGGCGTCGCGCGCGGTGGGCGAGCTGCTCGGCACCAGCCTGTGCGAGCACCTGCCGGCGGAGGACTGCGACCGGGTCGCGGCGGTCCTCGAGCGCGTGTTCCGCACCGGGGTCCCCGGCCGCTACGAGGTGGCGTTCCCCGATCCCGGCTCGCGGACGCGGGTGTTCGAGTCGCGGCTGGTGCCCATCGCACGGGGCGGCCGCGTGTCCTGGGCGCTGGTGGACGCGGTGGACGTCACCGAGGCCCGCCGCTCCGAGCAGATCCACGCGGCGACGCAGCGGATCTCCGACGCGGCGCACGCGTCGCCCAGCCTGGAGGCGCTGTACACGGCGATCCACCGCATCGTGAGCGAGCTGATGCCGGCGCGCAACTTCTACATCGCGCTGTACGACGCGGCCAGCGGGCTGATCTCCTTCCCCTACTTCGTGGACGAGCTGGACCAGGCGCCGGAGCCCAAGCCGCCGGGCCGCGGGCTCACCGACTACGTGCTCCGCACCGGGCAGCCGCTGCTGGCGACGCCGGACGTGATGCGCGATTTGCGGCGGCGGAAGGAGGTCGAGCTGATCGGGTCGGACTCGGTGGACTGGCTCGGCGTGCCGCTCCAGACTGACGGCCGCACCATCGGCGTCCTGGTGGTGCAGTCCTACACGGAGGGCGTGCGCTACTCCCAGACCGACCGGAGCATCCTGCAGTTCGTCTCCACGCAGGTGGCGATGGCGATCGAGCGCAAGCGGGCCGAAGCGGCCCTGCGGGCGAGCGAGGAGCAGTACCGGCGCCTGGTGGACGTGGCGCCCGACCTGATCGCGGTCCACAGCGACGGCAAGGTGGTCTTCATCAACCCCGCGGGCGTGCGGATGATGGGCGCCCGGTCGGCGGACGAGTTGATCGGGCGGCCGATGCTCGAGTTCGTGCATCCGGACTCGCGCCCGACCGTGGCGGACCGGGTCCAGGCGATGGTGGGCCGCGGCCGGCCGGTGCCGCTGGTGACCGAGCGCTTTCTGCGGCTGGACGGGACGCCGATCGACGTGGAGGTCGCCGCGACGCCGCTGCTGTACCGTGACCGGCCGGCCATCCAGGTCGTGGTCCGCGACATCGGCGAGCGGATGCGGGCCGAGGCGGCGCTCCGCGACAGCGAGGAGCGGTTCCGGTCGTTCATCGAGTCCACGACGGACTGGGTGTGGTCGGTGGATCCCCAGGGCGTGCACACGTACTCCAACCCCGCCGTGGCCCGCATCCTGGGGTACGGCCCGGAGGAGCTGGTGGGCCGGCGGGCCTTCGACCTGGTGCACCCGGACGATCGGGCGGACGTGGCGCAGCAGTTCGCCGCCCTGGCGGCGGAGCGTCGGGGCTGGCGGAACCTCGTGATCCGCTGGCAGCGGAAGGACGGTGCGTACCGGTTCCTGGAGAGCAGCGCCGTGCCGATCTTCGGCGGCGACGGGAGCCTCGAGGGGTACCGCGGCGTGGACCGCGACATCACGGAGCGGGTGAAGGCCGACGAGGCGCTGCGCCGGACCGAGGTCCGGCTGTCGCAGGCGCAGGCCATCGCCCACCTCGGCATCTGGGAGCTGGACCTGGCCGACGCCGCCCACGTGGACCGGAACCCCCTGTGGTGGTCGGACGAGACCTGCCGGATCTTCGGCTACCAGCCCGGCGCGGTCGCGGTGACCAACGAGCTGTTCTTCGGCGCGGTCCACCCCGACGACGTGCCGCGGGTGCGCACCGCGGTGGCCGAGGCGCTGCGCACCGGCGCGCCCTACCAGGTGGACCACCGGATCCGGCGTCCCGACGGCACGCAGCGCGTGGTGCGCGAGCAGGCCAGCATCGAGCGCGACGCCCGCGGCGCGGCGCTGCGGATGACGGGCACCGTGCTCGACGTGACCGAGCAGCGGCGCCTCGAGGACCAGCTGCGGCAGGCGCAGAAGATGGAGGCGGTCGGCCAGCTCGCCGGGGGCGTGGCGCACGACTTCAACAACCTGCTCACGACCGTGCTGGCCTCGCACGAGCTGCTGGCCACCCTGCTGCCCGCCGAGGGCCCGCACCGCGAGGACCTCGAGATGATCCGGCAGGCCGCCGGCCGCGCGGCCGAGCTGACACGCAGCCTCCTGGCCTTCAGCCGCCAGCAGGCGCTGGAGCCGCGCGCCGTGTCGCTGGAGGCGCTGCTGGCGAACTTCGTGCGCCTGGCGCGCCGGGTCGTGCCGGAGGACGTGGAGGTGTCGGTGCAGGTGGACACGCCGCGGTCGGTGATCCGGGCCGACCCGGTCGCGGTCGAGCAGATGCTGATGAACCTGGTCACCAACGCGCGCGACGCGATGGCCGCCGGCGGTACCCTCCGCCTGACCGTGGCCCGCGGCCGGCTCGACGAGGAGCACCTGCGCACCTACGGCTGGGGGGAGCCGGGCGAGTACGTGACGATGTCGGTCAGTGACAGCGGCGTCGGGATGGACCCGGCGACGGTGCAGCACATCTTCGAGCCGTTCTTCACCACCAAGCCGGTGGGGCAGGGCACGGGTCTGGGGATGGCGATGGTGTACGGGCTGGTCAAGCAGCACGGCGGCTTCATCAGCGTCTACAGCGAGCCCGGCCGCGGCACCACGGTGCGCGTCTACTTCCCGGCGGTCGCGGAGGAGGCCGGCGAGCACCGGGTGGAGCCCCCGCCCAAGCCGCGGGGCGGCCACGAGACCATCCTGCTCGTGGAGGACGACGCCTCGCTGCGCCGCACCGCGACCCGGGTCCTCGAGAAGCACGGCTACACCGTCGTCACGGCGACCGACGGCGAGGACGCGCTCGGCCTGGTCAAGTCGCGGCCCGCCGCGCCCGACCTGATCATCAGCGACGTCGTGATGCCGCGGGCCAGCGGCCCGCAGCTGCTGGCCGCGCTGCGGGCCGCCGGCGCCGCGCCGCGGATGCTGTTCACCAGCGGCTACACCGCGCGCGACGTGCACGAGCGCTCGCTGCTCGAGCGGGACGTGCCCTTCCTGGCCAAGCCCTGGACGATCGACGACCTGCTGCGCAAGGTCCGCGAGGTGCTCGACCTGCCGCCGGCCAGCTAG
- a CDS encoding pirin family protein, which produces MSIRPVKRIIESRPTLEGAGVKLRRAFGFGSTKEFDPFLLLDDFRNENPADYLAGFPWHPHRGIETITYVLAGSVSHGDSLGNSGTMGPGDVQWMTAGSGILHQEMPKGDPAGRMHGFQLWANLPAALKMTDPRYQDVAAKDIPEVTDDDGTRVRVVCGTFWGKTGPVDGVAADPRYLDVRVPPLKRKTLPVETTRNAFAYVFEGGGSFRDGSAPQGVLTEQLDPAATVVREEAGNRSLVLFGRGDEVTVQAGEHGIRFLLVSGQPIEEPVAWYGPIVMNTEAELQQAYAELNDGTFIKHG; this is translated from the coding sequence GTGTCCATCAGGCCGGTGAAGCGCATCATCGAATCGAGGCCGACGCTCGAAGGCGCGGGCGTGAAGCTGCGCCGCGCGTTCGGCTTCGGCAGCACGAAGGAGTTCGACCCCTTCCTGCTGCTGGACGATTTCCGGAACGAGAACCCGGCGGACTACCTCGCGGGCTTCCCGTGGCATCCGCATCGCGGCATCGAGACGATCACCTACGTCCTCGCCGGCTCGGTGAGCCACGGCGACAGCCTGGGCAACAGCGGGACGATGGGTCCGGGCGACGTGCAGTGGATGACGGCGGGCAGCGGGATCCTGCACCAGGAGATGCCCAAGGGCGATCCGGCCGGCCGGATGCACGGATTCCAGCTGTGGGCCAACCTGCCGGCGGCGCTCAAGATGACGGACCCGCGCTACCAGGACGTGGCCGCGAAGGACATCCCGGAGGTCACGGACGACGACGGGACGCGCGTCCGGGTGGTGTGCGGCACGTTCTGGGGCAAGACGGGCCCCGTGGACGGGGTCGCGGCCGATCCGCGCTACCTCGACGTGCGGGTGCCGCCGCTGAAGCGCAAGACGCTGCCGGTCGAGACGACGCGGAACGCGTTCGCCTACGTATTCGAGGGCGGCGGCAGCTTCCGCGACGGCTCGGCCCCGCAGGGCGTGCTCACCGAGCAGCTCGATCCCGCGGCCACGGTGGTGCGCGAGGAGGCGGGCAACCGCTCGCTGGTGCTGTTCGGGAGGGGCGACGAGGTCACGGTGCAGGCCGGCGAGCACGGCATCCGGTTCCTGCTCGTGTCGGGGCAGCCCATCGAGGAGCCGGTGGCCTGGTACGGCCCGATTGTCATGAACACCGAGGCGGAGCTGCAGCAGGCGTACGCCGAGTTGAACGACGGCACGTTCATCAAGCACGGCTGA
- a CDS encoding M28 family peptidase — MRLVHRVGWLALLAPNALAAQMALPLKHAPQPTVPAITAADLMTRLYIYADDSMMGRRAGTPWNLKATAYVAAEAQRMGLVPAGDSGTFFQNVPLVKETIDSTSTITAGGTTLRVFDDFLPRHFGAGEPRSVDGAQAIFGGSLNAADSFPVEQARGRVVVFSLPAGPLRINPGAVIARLNEAAGLAFPGLERVPPQFKHFLREPSVTLAPSGGDQRGGPTILQLTSAAAGALLGMPLDSARVGATGATLRAHITVTRESAPARNVVAVVRGSDPRLRGEYVAIGAHNDHIGLTLPPVDHDSMRIFNQVVRPEGAEQTGKQATPAEQDRVDSLLAAWRTAHPGTQRADSIDNGADDDGSGTVSVLEIAQRIATERVKPKRSIIFVWHTGEELGLFGSTWFTDHPTVPRDSIVAQLNIDMIGRGDSADETGRTKEGAPIHGNPNYLQLVGSRRLSTELGDLVEKVNTEDHHGLAFDYSLDADGHPQNIYCRSDHYSYARYGIPVVFFTTGGHADYHQVTDEPEYIDYPHMARVANLVEDVAMHVADLDHRVVVDHPKPDPQGACRQ; from the coding sequence ATGCGTCTCGTCCACCGCGTAGGGTGGCTGGCCCTGCTGGCGCCGAACGCCCTCGCCGCCCAGATGGCGCTGCCCCTCAAGCACGCCCCCCAACCGACGGTGCCGGCCATCACGGCCGCCGACCTGATGACCCGCCTCTACATTTACGCCGACGACTCGATGATGGGCCGGCGCGCCGGCACGCCCTGGAACCTCAAGGCGACGGCCTACGTCGCCGCCGAGGCGCAGCGGATGGGCCTCGTGCCGGCCGGCGACAGCGGGACCTTCTTCCAGAACGTCCCGCTGGTGAAGGAGACGATCGACAGCACGTCCACCATCACGGCGGGGGGCACCACGCTCCGGGTGTTCGACGACTTCCTCCCGCGTCACTTCGGCGCGGGTGAGCCGCGCTCGGTGGACGGCGCGCAGGCGATCTTCGGGGGCTCGCTCAACGCCGCCGACTCCTTCCCGGTCGAGCAGGCCCGGGGCCGGGTGGTGGTGTTCTCCCTGCCCGCCGGGCCGTTGCGCATCAACCCCGGCGCGGTCATCGCCCGGCTCAACGAGGCCGCCGGCCTCGCGTTCCCGGGGCTGGAGCGGGTCCCGCCCCAGTTCAAGCACTTCCTCCGGGAGCCGTCGGTGACCCTGGCGCCCTCCGGCGGCGACCAGCGCGGCGGCCCCACCATTCTGCAGCTCACCTCGGCCGCCGCGGGGGCGCTGCTCGGCATGCCGCTCGACAGCGCCAGGGTCGGCGCCACGGGCGCCACGCTCCGGGCGCACATCACCGTCACCCGCGAGAGCGCGCCGGCGCGGAACGTGGTGGCGGTCGTCCGGGGCAGCGATCCGAGGCTGCGCGGCGAGTACGTCGCCATCGGCGCCCACAACGACCACATCGGCCTCACGCTCCCGCCGGTGGACCACGACTCCATGCGCATCTTCAACCAGGTGGTGCGGCCGGAGGGCGCGGAGCAGACCGGCAAGCAGGCCACGCCCGCCGAGCAGGACCGGGTGGACAGCCTGCTGGCGGCATGGCGGACGGCGCACCCCGGCACCCAGCGCGCGGACTCGATCGACAACGGCGCCGACGACGACGGCTCGGGCACGGTGTCGGTGCTCGAGATCGCCCAGCGCATCGCCACCGAGCGCGTGAAGCCGAAGCGCTCGATCATCTTCGTGTGGCACACCGGGGAGGAGCTGGGGCTGTTCGGCTCGACCTGGTTCACGGACCATCCGACGGTGCCGCGCGATTCGATCGTGGCCCAGCTCAACATCGACATGATCGGCCGCGGCGACTCGGCGGACGAGACGGGCCGCACCAAGGAGGGCGCGCCCATCCACGGCAACCCGAACTACCTGCAGCTGGTGGGCTCGCGGCGCCTTTCGACCGAGCTGGGCGACCTGGTGGAGAAGGTGAACACGGAGGACCACCACGGGCTCGCGTTCGACTACTCGCTCGACGCCGACGGCCACCCGCAGAACATCTACTGCCGCAGCGACCACTACTCGTACGCGCGCTACGGCATTCCGGTCGTGTTCTTCACGACGGGCGGGCACGCCGACTACCACCAGGTCACCGACGAGCCGGAGTACATCGACTACCCGCACATGGCCCGCGTCGCCAACCTGGTCGAGGACGTCGCGATGCACGTGGCCGACCTGGACCACCGCGTGGTGGTGGATCACCCGAAGCCGGACCCGCAGGGGGCCTGCCGGCAGTAG
- a CDS encoding DUF5602 domain-containing protein has product MQGECRSYNGADVCTWGRMQGTTVVAFGATIPVQSIEQAPAEMPMVWPPKADLVVALPAAVQAATGYDHVNVFWEPHGHPPGPYLTPHFDIHFNNVSAADVARIDCADSTKPAALPAAYELPDVTIPGVGRLIGICVPGMGMHSLPSAELRSTALFEKTMLVGYYHQQPIFVEPMITRSTLLARRSFSLDVPAVPGAPASLKVPAGFEATYDSAAQAYQFTFRASRAAS; this is encoded by the coding sequence GTGCAGGGCGAATGCCGATCGTACAACGGCGCGGACGTGTGCACGTGGGGCCGGATGCAGGGCACCACGGTCGTGGCGTTCGGGGCGACGATCCCCGTCCAGTCGATCGAGCAGGCCCCGGCCGAGATGCCGATGGTCTGGCCGCCGAAGGCGGACCTCGTGGTGGCGCTGCCGGCCGCGGTGCAGGCCGCGACGGGCTACGACCACGTGAACGTGTTCTGGGAGCCCCACGGCCACCCGCCGGGGCCGTATCTGACGCCGCACTTCGACATCCACTTCAACAACGTCTCCGCGGCCGACGTCGCCAGGATCGACTGCGCCGACTCGACCAAGCCCGCGGCCCTGCCGGCCGCCTACGAGCTGCCCGACGTGACCATTCCGGGGGTGGGAAGGCTGATCGGCATCTGCGTGCCGGGGATGGGGATGCACTCGCTCCCGTCGGCCGAGCTGCGCTCGACGGCGCTGTTCGAGAAGACGATGCTCGTGGGTTACTACCACCAGCAGCCGATCTTCGTGGAGCCGATGATCACGCGCTCGACGCTGCTCGCGCGGCGCAGCTTCTCGCTCGACGTGCCGGCCGTGCCGGGAGCACCGGCGAGCCTGAAGGTGCCGGCCGGGTTCGAGGCCACCTACGACAGCGCGGCGCAGGCGTACCAGTTCACGTTCCGGGCGTCGCGCGCGGCGAGCTAG
- the rbsK gene encoding ribokinase encodes MSDGRIAVMGIFVADLAFRTRKLPAWGQTVLGAEYRISPGGKGSNQAVAAARLGAPVSLIGKIGRDAFGALARETWSAAGIDTRFCFEAPGQASGAAAIVVHPATGENAIVVVPGASSLLTAAEVDRAAELIAGSSAFVAQLEVPLPVVEHALALARGRGVLTILNAAPALRLPRRVCALCDVLTPNEVEAAALTGRPVRGRAEAERAADVLLARGARNVVITLGRRGAFAKNAAVARHVPAFDAGPVVETTGAGDAFTGALAVALAEGRDLVAATRFACAAGAISVTRHGTAASMPVRAEVDALLARTS; translated from the coding sequence GTGAGCGACGGTCGCATCGCCGTGATGGGCATCTTCGTGGCCGATCTCGCGTTCCGCACCCGGAAGCTGCCGGCCTGGGGCCAGACCGTGCTCGGCGCCGAGTACCGCATCAGCCCGGGCGGCAAGGGCTCGAACCAGGCCGTAGCCGCGGCCCGGCTCGGCGCGCCGGTGAGCCTCATCGGCAAGATCGGCCGCGACGCGTTCGGCGCGCTGGCGCGGGAGACCTGGAGCGCGGCGGGGATCGACACGCGGTTCTGCTTCGAGGCGCCCGGGCAGGCGAGCGGCGCCGCCGCGATCGTGGTGCACCCGGCCACCGGCGAGAACGCGATCGTCGTCGTGCCCGGCGCGTCCTCCCTGCTGACCGCGGCCGAGGTGGACCGCGCGGCGGAGCTGATCGCCGGCTCGTCCGCGTTCGTGGCACAGCTCGAGGTGCCGCTGCCCGTGGTCGAGCACGCGCTCGCCCTCGCGCGCGGGCGGGGCGTCCTCACCATCCTCAACGCCGCCCCGGCGCTCCGGCTGCCGCGCCGCGTCTGCGCCCTGTGCGACGTCCTCACCCCCAACGAGGTCGAGGCGGCGGCCCTCACCGGCCGGCCGGTGCGCGGGCGGGCCGAGGCCGAGCGTGCGGCCGACGTCCTCCTCGCGCGCGGTGCGCGCAACGTGGTGATCACCCTCGGCAGACGCGGCGCGTTCGCGAAGAACGCCGCGGTCGCCCGCCACGTGCCCGCGTTCGACGCCGGGCCCGTGGTCGAGACGACCGGCGCGGGGGACGCGTTCACCGGTGCGCTCGCCGTGGCTCTGGCCGAGGGCCGCGACCTCGTCGCCGCGACGCGCTTCGCCTGCGCGGCCGGGGCCATCTCGGTGACCCGGCACGGCACCGCTGCCTCCATGCCGGTCCGCGCCGAGGTGGACGCCCTCCTCGCCCGCACCTCCTGA